From a region of the Ovis aries strain OAR_USU_Benz2616 breed Rambouillet chromosome 10, ARS-UI_Ramb_v3.0, whole genome shotgun sequence genome:
- the SERTM1 gene encoding serine-rich and transmembrane domain-containing protein 1 isoform X2 — translation MSAPDSPSAFSGSVENGTFLQLFPTSLSTSVDPSSGHLSNVYIYVSIFLSLLAFLLLLLIIALQRLKNIISSSSSYPEYPSDAGSSFTNLEVCSISSQRSTFSNLSS, via the coding sequence ATGTCTGCACCTGACTCCCCCTCTGCATTCTCGGGGAGTGTGGAGAACGGGACTTTCCTCCAGCTGTTTCCCACATCCCTGTCCACATCGGTGGACCCGTCCTCGGGCCACCTGTCAAATGTCTACATCTATGTGTCCATATTCCTCAGCCTGTTAGCCTTCCTGCTCCTGCTTTTAATCATCGCCCTCCAGAGGCTCAAAAATATCATCTCCTCCAGTTCCTCCTACCCGGAGTATCCAAGCGACGCTGGGAGTTCTTTCACCAACTTGGAAGTCTGCAGTATTTCCTCGCAAAGGTCCACTTTTTCGAACCTTTCCTcctga